From a single Miscanthus floridulus cultivar M001 chromosome 8, ASM1932011v1, whole genome shotgun sequence genomic region:
- the LOC136472736 gene encoding zinc finger BED domain-containing protein RICESLEEPER 3-like, which translates to MAGSKRKLKLAVWNEFKKVKIGSNEYAKCIYCSKKFSGVSRNGTNHLRLHLKSCVLKKVKLNGQSMVQTSMRFNRTDAGTILVENYTFVQDIARQELSAMIVLHEYPLSMVDHVGFRRYVGALQPLFKMGTRNTIRSDIMAQYELEKKKAIEYMAGIQSRVAITTDLWASNNQNRGYMATTTHFIDESWNLRNIIMRFIYVPAPHTAEVIGEELYDSLVEWNLD; encoded by the exons ATGGCTGGTTCTAAGAGGAAGCTCAAATTGGCAGTTTGGAATGAGTTCAAAAAAGTGAAGATTGGGTCCAATGAATATGCAAAATGTATCTACTGCTCGAAGAAATTTTCTGGTGTGTCAAGAAATGGGACTAACCACCTTCGTCTACATTTGAAGTCTTGTGTGCTAAAGAAGGTCAAGCTGAATGGGCAGTCAATGGTACAAACTTCAATGAGATTTAATAGGACAGATGCAGGGACAATCTTAGTGGAGAACTACACCTTTGTCCAAGACATAGCTAGGCAAGAGCTTAGTGCCATGATAGTTCTCCATGAGTACCCTTTGAGCATGGTTGATCATGTTGGCTTTCGAAGATATGTCGGTGCACTTCAACCACTATTCAAAATGGGGACAAGGAACACAA tcaGATCTGATATTATGGCGCAATATGAGTTGGAGAAGAAAAAAGCCATTGAATATATGGCTGGAATTCAGTCCAGGGTGGCCATCACTACTGATTTGTGGGCATCTAACAACCAAAATAGAGGTTACATGGCCACCACGACACATTTTATTGATGAATCTTGGAATCTTAGAAATATTATCATGAG GTTTATTTATGTCCCTGCTCCTCACACTGCTGAAGTCATTGGTGAAGAATTGTATGACAGCTTGGTTGAGTGGAATCTTGATTAG
- the LOC136472739 gene encoding uncharacterized protein isoform X2 translates to MDSEDEEQGSSPESDPPPPPSPSPSQRPLLLNPAYAQCKSVIHDELRSFRVFLQWCALDHSTRAGRAASYAAFVALALLVPAAVSLSLRADAALSPASASAISFNRVAQAPATGLAVISFATMAAFFRRLGGLRQLLFLDGALRDDTAFVRRGYARELDRAFRTLAALLLPSLCVEAAHKAIFFFCTVRVEPPAAVASVFPFSMLLLPWRAVALVATVASWVYRTGVFLLVCVLFRLTCELQILRFEGIYSMFDVEARPAAAAEIFAEHCRIRTQLLATSHRYRVFIICCLVTITVSQLGTLLVALSSRDAKSFSNTGDLLVGSAVQLSGFFMCLLGAARITHRAQRMVSIASQWHMSMESSMHHGKSSSLATTSASDVIDASSGSSTVVSLAEPGAPCSYRSRQALVTYLRHNGGGITLFGFTLDRRLLHTIFVFEMTLVLWILSKVVVL, encoded by the exons ATGGACTCTGAGGACGAGGAGCAGGGCTCATCGCCGGAGTCAGATCCCCCGCCGCCTCCGTCGCCGTCGCCATCACAGCGGCCGCTGCTGCTGAACCCGGCGTACGCGCAGTGCAAGTCAGTGATCCACGACGAGCTGCGCAGCTTCCGCGTGTTCCTGCAGTGGTGCGCGCTGGACCACAGCACCCGCGCGGGTCGCGCCGCCTCGTACGCGGCGTTCGTGGCGCTGGCGCTCCTGGTGCCCGCCGCGGTGTCGCTGTCGCTCCGCGCCGACGCCGCGCTGTCCCCGGCATCGGCGTCCGCCATCTCCTTCAACCGCGTCGCGCAGGCCCCCGCCACGGGGCTCGCCGTCATCTCCTTCGCCACGATGGCTGCCTTCTTCCGCCGCCTCGGCGGCCTGCGGCAGCTGCTGTTCCTGGACGGCGCGCTCCGCGACGACACCGCCTTCGTCCGGCGCGGGTACGCGCGGGAGCTGGACCGCGCGTTCCGCACACTGGCCGCGCTCCTGCTCCCGTCGCTCTGCGTGGAGGCCGCGCACAAGGCCATATTCTTCTTCTGTACCGTCAGGGTGgagccgcccgccgcggtggcATCGGTGTTTCCCTTCAGCATGCTGCTGCTGCCGTGGCGCGCGGTGGCGCTGGTCGCCACGGTGGCGTCGTGGGTGTACCGCACGGGGGTGTTCCTGCTGGTGTGCGTGCTGTTCCGCCTCACCTGCGAGCTCCAGATCCTGCGCTTCGAGGGCATCTACAGCATGTTCGACGTGGAGgcacgccccgccgccgccgccgagatcTTCGCGGAGCACTGCCGCATCCGCACACAGCTGCTCGCCACCAGCCACCGGTACAGGGTGTTCATCATCTGCTGCCTCGTCACCATCACCGTCAGCCAGCTCGGCACGCTCCTCGTCGCCCTCTCGTCCAGGGACGCCAAGAGCTTCTCCAATACCGGCGACCTCCTG GTCGGCTCGGCGGTGCAGCTGAGCGGCTTCTTCATGTGCCTGCTGGGCGCGGCCAGGATCACGCACAGGGCGCAGAGGATGGTGTCCATCGCCAGCCAGTGGCACATGAGCATGGAGTCGTCCATGCACCACGGCAAATCGTCGTCGCTGGCCACCACGTCGGCCAGCGACGTCATCGACGCGTCGTCCGGCTCGTCGACGGTCGTCTCCCTGGCGGAGCCCGGAGCGCCGTGCTCGTACAGGAGCAGACAAGCACTCG TGACGTACCTACGGCACAACGGCGGCGGGATCACCCTGTTCGGCTTCACGCTGGACAGGCGCCTCCTCCACACCATCTTCGTCTTCGAGATGACTCTGGTGCTCTGGATCCTCAGCAAAGTCGTGGTGCTCTAG
- the LOC136472739 gene encoding uncharacterized protein isoform X1 has protein sequence MDSEDEEQGSSPESDPPPPPSPSPSQRPLLLNPAYAQCKSVIHDELRSFRVFLQWCALDHSTRAGRAASYAAFVALALLVPAAVSLSLRADAALSPASASAISFNRVAQAPATGLAVISFATMAAFFRRLGGLRQLLFLDGALRDDTAFVRRGYARELDRAFRTLAALLLPSLCVEAAHKAIFFFCTVRVEPPAAVASVFPFSMLLLPWRAVALVATVASWVYRTGVFLLVCVLFRLTCELQILRFEGIYSMFDVEARPAAAAEIFAEHCRIRTQLLATSHRYRVFIICCLVTITVSQLGTLLVALSSRDAKSFSNTGDLLVGSAVQLSGFFMCLLGAARITHRAQRMVSIASQWHMSMESSMHHGKSSSLATTSASDVIDASSGSSTVVSLAEPGAPCSYRSRQALGTHAIFTKLVCIFFAALLPQSHRVRLRGWLLLCGACSDVPTAQRRRDHPVRLHAGQAPPPHHLRLRDDSGALDPQQSRGALVLLGLGVWDHPCVYIYEPRLSVA, from the exons ATGGACTCTGAGGACGAGGAGCAGGGCTCATCGCCGGAGTCAGATCCCCCGCCGCCTCCGTCGCCGTCGCCATCACAGCGGCCGCTGCTGCTGAACCCGGCGTACGCGCAGTGCAAGTCAGTGATCCACGACGAGCTGCGCAGCTTCCGCGTGTTCCTGCAGTGGTGCGCGCTGGACCACAGCACCCGCGCGGGTCGCGCCGCCTCGTACGCGGCGTTCGTGGCGCTGGCGCTCCTGGTGCCCGCCGCGGTGTCGCTGTCGCTCCGCGCCGACGCCGCGCTGTCCCCGGCATCGGCGTCCGCCATCTCCTTCAACCGCGTCGCGCAGGCCCCCGCCACGGGGCTCGCCGTCATCTCCTTCGCCACGATGGCTGCCTTCTTCCGCCGCCTCGGCGGCCTGCGGCAGCTGCTGTTCCTGGACGGCGCGCTCCGCGACGACACCGCCTTCGTCCGGCGCGGGTACGCGCGGGAGCTGGACCGCGCGTTCCGCACACTGGCCGCGCTCCTGCTCCCGTCGCTCTGCGTGGAGGCCGCGCACAAGGCCATATTCTTCTTCTGTACCGTCAGGGTGgagccgcccgccgcggtggcATCGGTGTTTCCCTTCAGCATGCTGCTGCTGCCGTGGCGCGCGGTGGCGCTGGTCGCCACGGTGGCGTCGTGGGTGTACCGCACGGGGGTGTTCCTGCTGGTGTGCGTGCTGTTCCGCCTCACCTGCGAGCTCCAGATCCTGCGCTTCGAGGGCATCTACAGCATGTTCGACGTGGAGgcacgccccgccgccgccgccgagatcTTCGCGGAGCACTGCCGCATCCGCACACAGCTGCTCGCCACCAGCCACCGGTACAGGGTGTTCATCATCTGCTGCCTCGTCACCATCACCGTCAGCCAGCTCGGCACGCTCCTCGTCGCCCTCTCGTCCAGGGACGCCAAGAGCTTCTCCAATACCGGCGACCTCCTG GTCGGCTCGGCGGTGCAGCTGAGCGGCTTCTTCATGTGCCTGCTGGGCGCGGCCAGGATCACGCACAGGGCGCAGAGGATGGTGTCCATCGCCAGCCAGTGGCACATGAGCATGGAGTCGTCCATGCACCACGGCAAATCGTCGTCGCTGGCCACCACGTCGGCCAGCGACGTCATCGACGCGTCGTCCGGCTCGTCGACGGTCGTCTCCCTGGCGGAGCCCGGAGCGCCGTGCTCGTACAGGAGCAGACAAGCACTCGGTACGCATGCAATTTTTACTAAGCTTGTATGTATTTTCTTTGCTGCCCTGCTGCCACAGAGTCACAGAGTGAGACTGAGAGGCTGGCTTTTGCTGTGTGGGGCATGCAGTGACGTACCTACGGCACAACGGCGGCGGGATCACCCTGTTCGGCTTCACGCTGGACAGGCGCCTCCTCCACACCATCTTCGTCTTCGAGATGACTCTGGTGCTCTGGATCCTCAGCAAAGTCGTGGTGCTCTAGTACTACTAGGACTAGGAGTCTGGGACCAtccatgtgtatatatatacgagCCACGACTGTCAGTCGCATAG
- the LOC136469476 gene encoding early nodulin-like protein 1, which produces MLRATLGTDAAPTPSLSPPVLPPSLPLYDLHCYPVTFFLKWAARLAFGPVAQAGPACLRAAPLLPRAAPVRRARARPHQSAHAAWPPCAGEHAARQPRPAPRPPVAPSPARPRRAPPHSSISLSHLRQRKQQPQHSPPPRAIAGVGCSGRSSAPETSPSCPEHRLLLAHLVLTSVSHGKLPFPGNLSSESWPSSPERSAPWTSPLRPPPRSPFTRTSTARTR; this is translated from the exons ATGCTCCGGGCCACCCTCGGGACGGACGCCGCGCCCACGCCCAGCTTGTCGCCGCccgtgctccctccctccctccccctctaCGACCTCCATTGCTACcctgt AACATTTTTCCTTAAATGGGCCGCGCGCCTCGCCTTCGGCCCAGTCGCACAGGCCGGCCCCgcctgcctccgcgccgcgcccctgctcccgcgcgccgcgcccgtcCGCCGCGCACGCGCCCGGCCGCATCagagcgcgcacgccgcgtggccgccatgcgccggcgagcatGCCGCGCGGCAGCCCCGGCCTGCCCCGCGCCCTCCTGTCGCGCCTTCACCTGCCCGACCGCGCCGcgctcctcctcactcctccaTTTCGCTCTCTCACCTCCGCCAGCgcaagcagcagccgcagcactcTCCTCCGCCACGCGCCATCGCCGGCGTTGGCTGTTCCGGCCGCTCCAGTGCGCCGGAGACATCTCCATCTTGCCCTGAGCATCGCCTCCTCCTCGCGCACCTCGTGCTCACCTCGgtaagccatgggaagctcccCTTCCCCGGGAATCTCTCGTCGGAGTCGtggccgagctcgccggagcgCTCCGCTCCatggacctcgcccctccgtcctcctcctcgctctcccttcacgcgcacgagcaccgcacgAACTCGGTGA